One segment of Fibrobacter sp. UWR3 DNA contains the following:
- a CDS encoding family 43 glycosylhydrolase: MKKMSLFKTVLAGGLLVASLAGTATAQTIVNDRFWKDTDGNFIYSQGGGVLQVGDTFYWYGVKYNGAVTYAANPTKKNDDTGFAGVTCYSSKDLVNWKFEGIVLKPSEAGGGWFGRIGVVYNAKSKKYVLAGQGASPSWEYGEYFATSDSPTGPFKFARVQPESEMTFFVNNNTGDQTLFQDDDGKAYVIASNVKGRTNLYVAPLRESDFLAIDGSRTVNIHKSRVGGREGNAMFKQNGVYYFCSSDLHGWNTSQTYCMSATNILGPYSEEFVLEGTQHDFSHVTQTGFFVMVKGSKGSFVVNAGDRWSDFAGNGLGYNQWLPISFETGKPVFHSLSEWNINVKEGSWSVGAGNNYCLNPTFEADRVSQTTLTGWKLDKADANNINSTSKKRTGRWGLYLTDSKTLTQTLTVPNGKYTLSAYVQSSGGQSSAKMFAKDFGGSEQNVSIAAAAGNWTKKAVENITVTNGKITIGFSTAGSSSQWIAVDDIELIKSGKSYKVSLDAGIGGTIAQNIAGAEIPEGSNVTFTATPLDGWEFAGWSGDASGLDKEYVVASLGKDVNLGATFKFVGKDSLKYEAENTVFNQTLFEDKHEGFSGKGYANLDNAVGSSITFALCLPEGDERNVKLTFANGGSANRPVSISVNGKVLVEKLDLEPTGGWTTWNDAELSLKIPAGVNTLEIASLTEDGAPNIDKIEFVRADSGTTVLRKVAPAEVSKARTGKRFYVNGRTVNTLRAGNRKARQPVFAK; encoded by the coding sequence ATGAAAAAGATGAGTTTATTCAAGACGGTGCTTGCCGGGGGATTGCTTGTTGCATCCCTTGCCGGTACGGCTACGGCGCAGACTATCGTAAATGACCGTTTCTGGAAAGATACGGACGGCAACTTTATCTATTCGCAGGGTGGAGGCGTGCTCCAGGTGGGCGATACGTTCTACTGGTACGGAGTCAAGTACAACGGTGCCGTTACATACGCGGCGAACCCCACCAAGAAAAATGACGATACCGGATTTGCGGGCGTCACCTGCTATTCCTCGAAGGACCTGGTCAACTGGAAATTCGAGGGAATCGTGCTTAAGCCGAGCGAAGCGGGCGGTGGATGGTTCGGGCGCATTGGCGTCGTGTACAATGCGAAGAGCAAGAAGTATGTGCTCGCGGGCCAGGGGGCAAGCCCGAGCTGGGAATACGGCGAGTATTTTGCCACCAGCGATTCCCCTACGGGGCCGTTCAAGTTTGCGCGCGTGCAGCCCGAAAGCGAGATGACGTTTTTTGTGAACAATAATACCGGCGATCAGACGCTTTTCCAGGATGACGACGGCAAGGCGTACGTAATTGCTTCTAACGTGAAAGGCCGTACTAACTTGTACGTAGCACCGCTCCGTGAATCGGATTTCTTGGCTATTGACGGTTCCAGGACGGTGAATATCCACAAGAGCCGTGTGGGTGGCCGCGAAGGGAATGCCATGTTCAAGCAGAATGGCGTTTACTACTTCTGCTCTTCTGATTTGCATGGCTGGAATACCTCGCAGACATATTGCATGTCGGCGACAAACATCCTGGGCCCCTACAGCGAAGAGTTCGTGCTTGAAGGAACGCAACACGACTTTAGTCACGTGACTCAGACCGGGTTCTTTGTCATGGTGAAGGGTTCGAAGGGTTCGTTCGTGGTGAACGCGGGTGACCGCTGGAGCGATTTTGCCGGGAATGGCCTCGGTTACAACCAGTGGCTGCCTATTTCTTTCGAGACGGGCAAACCCGTGTTCCATTCCCTGAGCGAGTGGAACATCAACGTGAAGGAAGGCTCGTGGAGCGTGGGCGCGGGTAACAACTATTGCCTGAATCCGACATTCGAGGCGGATCGCGTGAGCCAGACGACCTTGACGGGCTGGAAACTGGACAAGGCCGATGCCAACAACATCAATTCCACATCCAAGAAACGCACGGGCCGCTGGGGGCTCTACCTGACGGACAGCAAGACGCTCACGCAGACATTGACGGTACCCAACGGGAAGTACACCCTGAGCGCCTACGTGCAGAGCAGTGGCGGGCAGAGTTCCGCGAAGATGTTCGCGAAGGATTTTGGTGGCAGCGAGCAGAACGTGTCTATTGCCGCGGCTGCAGGCAACTGGACAAAGAAGGCGGTGGAAAACATCACCGTGACGAACGGGAAGATAACCATCGGGTTTAGCACCGCGGGCTCCTCTAGCCAGTGGATTGCCGTCGACGATATTGAACTCATCAAGTCGGGCAAGAGCTACAAGGTGTCGCTCGATGCCGGAATTGGCGGGACGATAGCCCAGAATATCGCCGGTGCAGAAATTCCCGAGGGTTCGAACGTCACGTTTACCGCGACCCCTCTGGACGGCTGGGAATTTGCGGGCTGGAGCGGAGATGCGAGCGGGCTCGACAAGGAATACGTTGTGGCAAGTCTCGGCAAGGACGTGAATCTTGGTGCCACGTTCAAGTTCGTGGGCAAGGATTCGCTCAAATATGAGGCGGAAAATACCGTATTCAATCAGACGCTTTTCGAGGATAAGCACGAAGGTTTTTCGGGCAAGGGTTACGCGAACCTGGACAATGCGGTGGGTTCCTCGATTACGTTTGCGCTTTGCCTGCCCGAAGGCGATGAACGCAATGTCAAGCTGACTTTCGCGAACGGCGGGAGCGCGAACCGCCCCGTAAGCATTTCGGTAAACGGCAAGGTTCTGGTAGAAAAGCTGGACCTGGAACCGACGGGCGGATGGACCACATGGAACGATGCGGAATTGTCGCTCAAGATTCCCGCCGGCGTAAACACCCTGGAAATTGCGTCGCTCACGGAAGACGGTGCCCCGAATATCGACAAGATAGAGTTCGTGCGTGCAGACTCCGGTACGACCGTGCTGCGCAAGGTTGCCCCTGCAGAAGTATCCAAGGCCCGCACAGGCAAGCGGTTCTACGTGAACGGCCGCACGGTAAATACCCTGCGTGCTGGCAACCGCAAGGCCCGACAGCCTGTTTTTGCGAAGTAA
- a CDS encoding glycosyl hydrolase 53 family protein — translation MGKIIRKTALVLGAVAVAALARPYIVGVDVSWVLEDESLGAKYYDNGKQQDLFDILQNHGINFIRVRTFVNSCIGYAKESYSGANSNVCWCDLEHTIALAKRIKAHNMGFFLDFHMSDTWASIGHQNVPASWAGKSNAEMGKLAYNHVKTTMDALMKAGLRPDMVQVGNEINSKVAGVSLSKTADFANIINSGVRAVRETDPSIKIVMQHGQPRPEKGFADWYSKIHANIDYDAICGSTYGTTNNGQDWRDMFGLVVKNKKAVLSCEYTGERTALVNSVFYEFGDLGWGTFVWEPTRYSKKPMFDRDGQKYTANARLRELRDIAKKYNATLPDWVQNGKAVKKYNVKTTVAYGGSIAQSIEGGEIAEGSKVTFTAVPQEGWEFVAWTGDNTGNGKEYTVASLGKDVNLGATFKFVGKDSLKYEAENGVFNKAVLESTHEGFSGKGYANLDNEVGSSVTLSVVAADEGDKDVKIVFANGSTANRPVSVAVNGKVQVESVDFESTGAWESWDSSVVTLKLPAGASTITIASLTKDGGPNIDRIEFVNKNAVIPVNPGDSVVGDSGTTVLQRIPVRSNTLRNGGRNFLVNGRSAGALKNRASKIKIYSK, via the coding sequence ATGGGTAAAATCATCAGGAAAACGGCGCTGGTCCTGGGTGCCGTGGCGGTTGCGGCGCTTGCGCGCCCGTATATCGTGGGTGTCGATGTCTCGTGGGTGCTCGAAGACGAGTCCTTGGGGGCAAAGTACTACGATAACGGCAAGCAGCAGGACCTCTTTGATATCCTGCAGAATCATGGAATCAACTTTATCCGCGTGCGCACCTTCGTGAATTCGTGCATCGGCTACGCTAAGGAGAGTTACTCCGGTGCAAATTCCAACGTGTGCTGGTGCGACCTGGAACATACCATTGCGCTCGCCAAGCGCATCAAGGCGCACAACATGGGATTCTTCCTGGATTTCCACATGAGCGACACGTGGGCATCCATCGGCCACCAGAATGTTCCGGCCTCGTGGGCGGGCAAGAGCAATGCCGAGATGGGCAAGCTCGCCTATAACCACGTGAAGACGACCATGGATGCGCTCATGAAGGCGGGGCTGCGCCCCGACATGGTGCAGGTGGGTAACGAAATCAACTCGAAGGTGGCGGGCGTTTCGCTGAGCAAGACGGCGGACTTCGCGAATATCATCAATTCGGGCGTGCGTGCGGTGCGCGAGACGGATCCTTCCATCAAGATTGTGATGCAGCATGGACAGCCGCGCCCCGAGAAGGGCTTCGCGGATTGGTACAGCAAGATTCACGCGAATATCGACTACGATGCCATTTGCGGTTCCACCTACGGCACCACGAACAACGGGCAGGATTGGCGCGATATGTTCGGGCTCGTGGTCAAGAACAAGAAGGCGGTGCTGAGCTGCGAATATACGGGCGAACGCACGGCCCTCGTGAACTCGGTGTTCTATGAATTTGGCGACCTGGGCTGGGGAACCTTCGTGTGGGAGCCGACCCGTTACAGCAAAAAACCGATGTTTGATCGCGATGGCCAGAAATACACGGCGAATGCGCGCCTTAGGGAACTGCGCGATATCGCGAAAAAATATAACGCGACGCTCCCGGACTGGGTGCAGAACGGCAAGGCCGTAAAGAAGTACAACGTGAAGACGACGGTCGCTTACGGCGGCTCGATTGCGCAGAGCATCGAGGGTGGTGAAATTGCCGAAGGGAGCAAGGTGACCTTTACGGCCGTTCCGCAGGAGGGCTGGGAATTCGTGGCGTGGACTGGCGACAACACGGGTAACGGCAAGGAATACACGGTGGCAAGTCTCGGCAAGGATGTGAACCTGGGCGCGACCTTCAAGTTCGTGGGCAAGGATTCGCTCAAGTACGAGGCGGAAAACGGCGTGTTCAACAAGGCGGTTCTCGAGTCGACGCACGAGGGCTTTTCGGGCAAGGGCTACGCGAATCTCGATAACGAGGTGGGTTCTTCGGTGACGCTTTCCGTGGTTGCTGCCGACGAGGGCGATAAGGACGTGAAGATTGTCTTTGCGAACGGCTCTACGGCAAATCGCCCGGTAAGTGTTGCGGTGAACGGCAAGGTGCAGGTGGAATCGGTGGACTTCGAATCGACGGGTGCCTGGGAATCGTGGGATTCTAGCGTGGTGACGCTCAAGTTGCCTGCGGGTGCAAGCACCATCACTATCGCCTCGCTCACGAAGGATGGCGGCCCGAATATCGACCGTATCGAGTTCGTGAATAAGAATGCGGTAATCCCCGTCAATCCCGGCGACTCGGTGGTGGGCGACAGCGGCACGACGGTGCTCCAGCGGATCCCTGTGCGTAGCAATACGCTCCGTAACGGTGGCCGGAACTTCCTGGTGAACGGGCGTTCTGCGGGTGCATTGAAGAACCGTGCATCGAAAATCAAGATATATTCAAAGTAA
- a CDS encoding glycoside hydrolase family 43 protein, protein MFKRALSMLMGVAAVAMAANPLTTKFYSADAAALVHNDSLFIFAGHDEQGAQGNNNKFFLMNDWHVLVTDDMENYHDYGAVLSWRTFKWASGNAFAGHCEYRNGKFYWYVAVHHATVVRDEGFAIGVAVADHPSGPWKDAIGKALVTDDTPNDVALNIDPAIFYDGNDIWMYWGSWNAGRRVKLKENMIELASTPEDIKIKDFFEAPWMHKYRGNYYFSYASGYPSTTNYSMATSLNGPWTQKGVLNDKLDNSETNHQAIFKYLGHWYFMYHGANAPGGWTYRRSVNIDYLYYDENANIQKIKRTTTGVDKVNNALVENGTYRLTVSHSALSLVEENGIVVQRPESEKDANQFWTVERSAKNARHYTLRNYGTGRYYCPPKTLLDTVKTSATACEIRIENASVAKGYYLYGDYDSDFVGDVLNVSKDSGMPVIIWVRTGADNQKVKLAKATPPAVAPESSSSIEESSSSVVAENSSSSEVAPESSSSGTTAIAPRATRQGMQVPARKGYRDLKGRSFDRRIPYRVMF, encoded by the coding sequence ATGTTTAAACGTGCTTTATCTATGCTGATGGGGGTAGCGGCTGTTGCGATGGCTGCAAACCCCCTCACTACAAAATTCTACTCTGCCGATGCCGCGGCGCTCGTGCACAACGACAGCCTGTTCATTTTTGCGGGCCACGACGAGCAGGGCGCTCAGGGGAATAACAACAAGTTCTTCTTGATGAACGACTGGCACGTGCTGGTGACCGACGACATGGAAAACTACCATGACTACGGTGCGGTACTTTCGTGGCGGACCTTCAAGTGGGCAAGCGGCAACGCCTTCGCGGGCCACTGCGAATACCGTAACGGTAAGTTCTATTGGTACGTGGCAGTGCATCATGCGACTGTCGTGCGTGACGAAGGTTTCGCGATTGGCGTCGCGGTGGCCGATCACCCCTCGGGCCCATGGAAGGATGCTATCGGCAAGGCGCTCGTGACCGACGACACCCCGAACGATGTCGCGCTGAATATCGACCCCGCAATTTTCTACGACGGGAACGATATATGGATGTATTGGGGCTCGTGGAACGCGGGCCGCCGCGTGAAGCTCAAGGAAAATATGATTGAGCTGGCAAGTACGCCCGAAGACATCAAGATCAAGGACTTTTTCGAGGCTCCCTGGATGCACAAGTATCGTGGCAACTACTACTTCAGTTACGCCTCGGGTTACCCTTCTACGACAAACTACTCCATGGCCACGAGCCTGAATGGCCCGTGGACGCAGAAGGGCGTGCTGAATGACAAGCTCGACAATTCCGAGACGAATCACCAGGCGATTTTCAAGTATCTCGGTCACTGGTATTTTATGTATCACGGCGCGAACGCTCCGGGCGGCTGGACTTACCGTCGTTCCGTGAATATCGACTACCTGTACTATGACGAGAATGCGAATATCCAGAAAATCAAGCGTACCACCACGGGTGTAGACAAGGTAAACAACGCGCTTGTGGAGAATGGAACGTATCGCTTGACCGTTTCGCACAGCGCCTTGTCGCTGGTCGAAGAAAACGGAATCGTGGTGCAGCGCCCCGAAAGCGAAAAGGATGCGAACCAGTTCTGGACCGTGGAACGCAGCGCGAAAAATGCCCGCCATTACACGCTCAGAAATTACGGTACCGGCCGCTACTATTGCCCGCCCAAGACGCTGCTCGATACCGTCAAGACGTCGGCGACCGCCTGCGAAATCCGCATCGAAAATGCCTCTGTCGCAAAGGGCTACTACCTGTACGGCGACTATGACAGCGACTTTGTGGGCGACGTGCTGAATGTCTCGAAGGATTCGGGCATGCCCGTGATTATCTGGGTGCGTACCGGTGCTGACAACCAGAAGGTGAAACTCGCGAAGGCGACCCCGCCGGCAGTTGCACCGGAGTCGTCTTCTAGCATCGAGGAATCTTCCAGCTCTGTTGTCGCCGAAAATTCTTCGAGTTCCGAAGTCGCGCCCGAAAGTTCTAGCAGCGGAACTACCGCGATTGCTCCGCGTGCAACTCGCCAGGGAATGCAGGTGCCAGCTCGCAAGGGTTACCGTGACCTCAAGGGCCGCAGTTTTGACAGGCGGATTCCGTATCGGGTGATGTTCTAG
- a CDS encoding right-handed parallel beta-helix repeat-containing protein, with product MKMKRVLCAAVIALAAAETFGATYYVAPAGKNTNKGTKDSPFATLNKANSVVNAGDTVWIRGGIYLHTDTNYVKNDNMFAGIHLTKSGSSDNKRIHYLAYPGEKPVIDFSKMPIANGSNNVRYTSGILIQAQYLHLKGLEVKNVPMKGESNVGVYVSRSKHIFLELIDSHHNGGSGFFVNEKGSGSGGGHLFLNCDSHDNYDPNGRQGDGQNADGFGVHYQQGGDTTKFIGCRAWWNSDDGWDFISQEFPVVIENSWAMGHGYSNYGTGKPKDGNGNGFKAGSSKTGVRHTIRNCVAWKNKASGFYANHSSGGNDWFNNTAYMNGTAFNMWASTWDANDNRTDGVVLKGSKAHVMKNNIAFPNKTAYIGGEYAAGEYNTWNLNITPKESDFVSVSDPSMTVTGKELGPLGGAFGPRQADGSLPDIDFLKLAKNSQMIDKGVNVGLKYEGKAPDLGAYEYGYVSPVIVPVDTTPKDTAVTPIVVPVDTSVAPVDSTEDSTEVSAGDSTTLVRPLPQRRQNMQQPGHLFYVNGRSVNALRAGDRKASRIRTYSK from the coding sequence ATGAAAATGAAGCGCGTGTTGTGTGCGGCCGTGATTGCCTTGGCTGCTGCGGAAACTTTCGGGGCGACCTACTATGTGGCCCCCGCTGGCAAGAATACGAACAAGGGAACGAAGGATAGCCCGTTTGCGACCCTCAACAAGGCGAATTCCGTGGTGAACGCGGGCGATACCGTGTGGATTCGCGGCGGAATCTACCTGCATACGGACACGAACTATGTGAAAAACGACAACATGTTCGCGGGCATTCACCTGACCAAGAGCGGTTCAAGCGACAACAAGCGCATTCATTACCTCGCATACCCGGGCGAAAAGCCGGTCATCGACTTCAGCAAGATGCCGATTGCCAACGGTTCGAACAACGTAAGGTACACTTCTGGTATCCTTATCCAGGCGCAGTACTTGCACTTGAAGGGGCTCGAAGTCAAGAATGTTCCCATGAAGGGCGAATCAAATGTGGGCGTGTACGTGTCCCGCAGTAAGCATATCTTCTTGGAACTTATCGATAGCCACCACAACGGCGGTTCGGGATTCTTCGTGAACGAGAAGGGCTCGGGAAGCGGCGGCGGACATTTGTTCTTGAACTGCGACAGTCACGACAACTACGACCCGAACGGGCGCCAGGGAGATGGTCAGAATGCCGACGGCTTTGGCGTGCACTACCAGCAGGGTGGCGATACTACGAAGTTCATCGGTTGTCGTGCCTGGTGGAACAGCGATGACGGCTGGGATTTTATTAGCCAGGAATTCCCGGTGGTTATCGAGAACAGCTGGGCGATGGGCCACGGCTACAGCAACTACGGCACCGGCAAGCCGAAGGATGGCAACGGCAACGGTTTCAAGGCGGGGAGCAGCAAGACGGGGGTGCGCCACACCATCCGCAACTGCGTGGCCTGGAAAAACAAGGCGTCTGGTTTCTATGCAAATCACAGCAGCGGTGGTAACGACTGGTTCAACAATACGGCCTATATGAACGGCACGGCGTTCAACATGTGGGCGAGTACCTGGGATGCAAACGACAACCGCACCGACGGCGTCGTGCTCAAGGGCAGCAAGGCTCACGTGATGAAGAACAACATTGCCTTCCCGAACAAGACGGCCTACATCGGCGGTGAATATGCGGCGGGCGAATACAATACCTGGAACCTGAATATTACCCCGAAGGAATCGGATTTCGTGAGCGTGTCTGACCCGAGCATGACCGTGACGGGCAAGGAACTCGGGCCTCTCGGCGGTGCTTTCGGCCCGCGTCAGGCCGACGGTAGCCTTCCGGATATCGACTTCCTGAAGCTCGCAAAGAACAGCCAGATGATTGACAAGGGCGTGAATGTGGGTCTCAAGTACGAGGGCAAGGCTCCGGATTTGGGTGCGTACGAATACGGCTATGTGTCGCCTGTTATAGTGCCGGTCGATACCACGCCGAAGGATACTGCTGTAACGCCGATTGTCGTTCCGGTCGATACGTCTGTTGCGCCGGTCGATTCGACGGAGGATTCAACGGAAGTATCTGCGGGCGACTCGACGACCTTAGTGCGCCCGCTTCCGCAACGCAGGCAGAATATGCAGCAGCCGGGACACCTGTTCTACGTGAACGGTCGCTCGGTGAATGCGCTGCGTGCTGGTGACCGCAAGGCATCGAGAATCAGGACTTATTCAAAATAA
- a CDS encoding family 43 glycosylhydrolase: MYGLGNALRGGFMGVGLSLAVGAFAASNPIVTNMFTADPAGLVYNDTMYIFTGHDEAPAGHEGYIMNDWHIFSSGDMDTWVDRGAVLSIKSFKWARGSAWASQTIERNGKFYWYVTVHDGRDFAVGVAVADHPAGPYKDAIGKALITSDMTPANSGVNYDIDPTVFIDDDGQAYIYWGNGAVMGYRLKENMVELQGNMFNVTPPSFTEAPYVHKRNGYYFLTYAYGWEERIGQATMKSPTGPVSNSKVIVGYNKNSNTSHQAFVEFRNQWYYIYHTGAIGGSFRRALCVDYAYYENDSTIANITMTDAGVKKVDHAPIRDGVYRIKARHSGLSLEDAASAVIQMDSEESESQLWALKRIDGYTYTLRNIETGKYLSFGKGNLLDTAKTVDAENRIIIENFNVDDGYRLYADTASEYLGDVLNISTEAGMPLVVWKQTGTQNQSFKFEYMGDESAYSSSSVEVAPESSSFEDVSSSSAEIMSLVAAPGNLGARIVGVSRVDGLRFSQAADYALMNLHGMVVARGHAAQVAVNNLAPGAYVVRLGGRIQKIELR, encoded by the coding sequence ATGTACGGATTGGGAAACGCCCTTCGGGGCGGCTTTATGGGAGTCGGCTTGTCGCTTGCCGTTGGTGCATTTGCTGCAAGTAATCCCATTGTCACGAACATGTTCACGGCAGACCCCGCAGGGCTCGTTTACAACGATACCATGTATATCTTCACGGGGCATGATGAGGCGCCCGCCGGTCACGAAGGTTACATAATGAACGACTGGCACATATTCTCTTCGGGAGATATGGATACCTGGGTGGATCGCGGGGCCGTGCTTTCTATCAAGTCGTTCAAGTGGGCGCGTGGCAGCGCCTGGGCGAGCCAGACTATCGAACGTAACGGCAAGTTCTACTGGTATGTGACCGTGCACGACGGCAGGGACTTTGCGGTTGGCGTCGCCGTCGCGGACCATCCGGCAGGCCCGTACAAGGATGCCATCGGCAAGGCACTCATTACAAGCGACATGACTCCGGCGAATAGCGGCGTGAATTACGATATCGACCCGACCGTCTTTATCGATGACGACGGACAGGCTTATATTTATTGGGGCAACGGCGCCGTGATGGGCTACAGGCTCAAGGAAAACATGGTCGAACTGCAAGGCAACATGTTCAACGTGACGCCGCCCAGTTTTACCGAGGCTCCGTACGTTCATAAAAGGAACGGCTACTACTTTTTGACGTATGCCTACGGCTGGGAAGAACGCATTGGCCAGGCGACCATGAAAAGCCCGACGGGACCCGTATCCAATTCCAAGGTCATTGTCGGTTACAACAAGAATTCCAATACGAGTCACCAGGCGTTTGTTGAATTCCGTAACCAGTGGTACTATATCTACCATACGGGTGCGATTGGCGGCAGTTTCCGTCGTGCGCTGTGTGTGGACTACGCCTACTACGAAAACGATTCGACCATCGCGAACATCACCATGACCGACGCAGGCGTAAAGAAGGTTGACCACGCGCCGATCAGGGATGGCGTTTACCGCATCAAGGCGCGGCACAGCGGCCTGAGTCTCGAAGATGCGGCTTCTGCGGTAATCCAGATGGATTCCGAAGAAAGTGAATCGCAGCTGTGGGCGCTCAAGAGAATCGATGGTTACACCTACACGCTCAGAAATATCGAAACGGGAAAGTATCTTTCGTTCGGAAAGGGAAACCTGCTTGATACCGCAAAGACCGTCGATGCCGAAAACAGGATTATCATCGAGAACTTTAATGTGGATGACGGTTACCGCCTGTACGCGGATACCGCAAGTGAATACCTGGGCGATGTCCTGAACATCTCTACGGAGGCGGGAATGCCGCTTGTCGTGTGGAAACAGACCGGAACGCAGAATCAGTCGTTCAAGTTTGAATATATGGGCGACGAATCTGCATATAGTTCTTCCAGCGTAGAGGTCGCGCCCGAAAGTTCCAGCTTCGAGGACGTGTCGAGCAGTTCCGCAGAAATTATGTCGTTAGTCGCGGCGCCTGGGAATCTCGGTGCACGGATTGTCGGGGTTTCTCGCGTGGATGGGTTGCGGTTCTCGCAGGCTGCGGATTACGCCCTGATGAACCTGCACGGCATGGTCGTTGCCCGTGGGCACGCTGCGCAAGTCGCGGTGAATAACCTTGCCCCCGGCGCATACGTGGTAAGGCTTGGCGGCCGCATCCAGAAAATCGAGCTGAGGTGA